One region of Aurantimonas sp. HBX-1 genomic DNA includes:
- a CDS encoding DUF2065 domain-containing protein, with amino-acid sequence MSDFAVALGLLLVIEGVAYCLFPGPVRDMALRMQAMPDATMRAAGLAAAVAGVLVVWLVRH; translated from the coding sequence GTGAGTGACTTCGCGGTCGCCCTCGGTCTCCTCCTGGTGATCGAGGGCGTCGCCTATTGCCTGTTTCCCGGCCCGGTCCGCGACATGGCCCTGCGTATGCAGGCGATGCCCGACGCGACGATGCGGGCGGCCGGCCTCGCCGCCGCCGTCGCCGGTGTTCTCGTCGTCTGGCTCGTCCGGCATTGA